From a region of the Sesamum indicum cultivar Zhongzhi No. 13 linkage group LG3, S_indicum_v1.0, whole genome shotgun sequence genome:
- the LOC105157083 gene encoding pentatricopeptide repeat-containing protein At4g14820 translates to MAQPLLSTPLHPHYPAAAAATALPQANFNKLISTATSLPHLKQIHAHLLRNPHHGHHHHHLFNLILCSLSYPSYALSLLSSIPAQRQPPPQLSSKLLKHLSRSNNADETLIFFQTMQKKAFPIDRFSFPLLLKAASKAMALSEGKMIHGLAAKLGFDSDPFVETALVGMYAACGLISEARLVFDKMSYKDVVSWTIMIDGYCQSQLFDDVLALLEEMKGSKVEPDERIFTTILSACSRFGNLDVGKLVHGFISDNNIVIDSHLQSVLVNMYASSGAMDMAQSLYDKLKPTNVVASTAMISGYSKVGNVEAARLVFDEMVDKDLVCWSAMISGYADSDKPQEALKIFHEMLRHGIKPDQVTILSVISACAHLGALDQAKKIHLYVTDNGFGKALPINNALIDMYAKCGSLEEAKEVFGRMHRKNVISWTSMISAFAIHGDVDNSLKHFQQMKLENVEPNWITFVGVLYACSHAGLVEEGQKAFEKMVNEYGITPRLEHYGCMVDLYGRANHLADALELVESMPMAPNVVIWGSLMAACRIHGEFELGEFAAKRLLELDPDHDGAHIFLSNIYAKEKRWENVGAVRQFMRHKGISKQQGRSMIEMDNEIHEFLTADKKHKQTDEIYVKLDEVVDKLKQAGYTPNTSSVLVDLDEDEKKEVVLWHSEKLALCYGLISREKQSCIRIIKNLRICEDCHNFMKKASKVFNVEIIVRDRTRFHHCRDGSCSCKDYW, encoded by the exons ATGGCCCAGCCCCTCCTCTCCACGCCTCTCCACCCTCACTAccccgccgccgccgccgccacgGCCCTCCCCCAAGCCAACTTCAACAAGCTCATCTCCACCGCCACCTCTCTCCCCCACCTCAAACAAATCCATGCTCACCTCCTCAGGAATCCACACCACGGgcaccaccaccatcacctCTTCAACCTCATCCTCTGTTCCCTCTCCTACCCTTCATACGCTTTGTCACTCCTTTCCTCTATCCCCGCCCAACGCCAACCACCGCCCCAACTCTCGAGCAAGCTCCTCAAACACCTCTCCCGCTCGAACAATGCCGATGAGACGCTCATCTTTTTCCAAACAATGCAGAAAAAAGCTTTCCCCATTGACAGGTTCAGCTTTCCGCTGTTACTGAAGGCGGCGTCAAAAGCTATGGCGCTCAGTGAAGGGAAAATGATTCATGGGTTAGCCGCGAAACTTGGGTTCGACTCCGACCCTTTTGTGGAAACAGCGTTAGTGGGGATGTACGCTGCTTGTGGGCTCATTTCGGAGGCCCGTCTTGTGTTTGATAAAATGTCGTATAAAGATGTTGTCTCTTGGACTATTATGATAGACGG GTATTGCCAAAGCCAGCTTTTTGATGATGTACTGGCCTTGCTGGAAGAGATGAAGGGCTCAAAAGTGGAACCAGATGAGAGAATTTTTACCACCATTCTTTCTGCATGCAGCCGTTTTGGAAATTTGGATGTTGGAAAACTAGTGCATGGGTTCATATCCGATAATAACATTGTGATTGACTCTCATTTACAGAGTGTACTTGTGAACATGTATGCAAGTTCAGGCGCCATGGACATGGCACAAAGTTTGTATGATAAGTTGAAGCCAACTAATGTTGTGGCCTCAACTGCCATGATCTCTGGGTACTCAAAAGTTGGCAATGTTGAAGCTGCTCGATtagtgtttgatgaaatggtTGATAAGGATTTGGTGTGTTGGAGTGCAATGATTTCTGGTTATGCTGATAGTGATAAGCCTCAAGAAGCTCTTAAGATATTTCATGAAATGCTGCGACATGGAATTAAACCTGACCAAGTTACCATTTTAAGTGTTATCTCAGCATGTGCACATCTTGGTGCATTGGATCAAGCCAAAAAGATCCATCTATATGTGACTGACAATGGATTTGGGAAAGCTCTGCCTATAAATAATGCCCTCATCGATATGTATGCCAAATGTGGAAGTCTTGAGGAAGCAAAAGAAGTTTTTGGTCGGATGCATAGGAAAAATGTCATATCTTGGACCAGCATGATCAGTGCATTTGCTATCCATGGAGATGTGGATAATTCCCTGAAACATTTTCAACAGATGAAACTTGAAAATGTGGAACCCAACTGGATTACATTTGTGGGTGTTCTTTATGCTTGTAGCCATGCAGGATTAGTTGAAGAGGGACAAAAAGCATTTGAAAAAATGGTAAACGAATATGGAATTACACCCAGATTAGAACATTATGGATGCATGGTAGATTTGTATGGTCGAGCTAATCACCTTGCAGATGCCCTGGAACTTGTTGAGAGTATGCCAATGGCCCCAAATGTTGTCATCTGGGGATCCCTGATGGCTGCCTGCCGGATCCATGGTGAGTTTGAATTAGGAGAATTTGCTGCAAAACGTCTTCTCGAGTTAGATCCTGACCACGATGGGGCCCATATCTTCTTATCAAACATCTATGCGAAAGAGAAAAGGTGGGAAAATGTTGGAGCGGTGAGACAATTCATGAGACATAAAGGCATATCAAAGCAACAAGGACGCAGTATGATTGAAATGGATAATGAGATACATGAGTTTTTGACCGCAgataaaaaacataaacaaacagaTGAAATTTATGTGAAGTTAGATGAGGTTGTTGACAAGCTGAAACAAGCAGGCTACACTCCAAATACCAGCAGTGTTTTGGTAGACTtagatgaagatgaaaagaAAGAGGTTGTACTTTGGCACA